The following are encoded together in the Bradyrhizobium sp. CCGUVB1N3 genome:
- a CDS encoding cytochrome c oxidase subunit 3, producing the protein MSAIILFLAVITVIAGWWLSQQRLTAKPWLEEGPAGDFPGSDAMAWPAAKIGLGVFLAVASCLFVLFISAYSMRMSVVDWRALPVPKLLWLNTGVLVLSSVALQWSYVAARRDDADGVMVGLLAGGVAAVIFLAGQLLAWQQLSAAGYFVASNPANSFFYLLTAVHGLHLTGGLVALGRTSAKVWRGAEIADMRLSVELCTIYWHFLLLVWLVLLGLLTGWTDDLVDICRQLLS; encoded by the coding sequence GTGAGCGCCATCATCCTGTTCCTGGCTGTGATCACTGTCATCGCCGGATGGTGGCTCTCGCAGCAACGGCTGACGGCCAAGCCCTGGCTGGAGGAAGGTCCGGCCGGTGACTTCCCCGGCAGCGATGCAATGGCCTGGCCGGCAGCGAAGATCGGACTCGGCGTGTTCCTCGCTGTCGCGAGTTGTTTGTTCGTCCTCTTCATTAGCGCCTACTCCATGCGCATGAGCGTCGTGGACTGGCGGGCGCTGCCCGTGCCTAAGCTGCTGTGGCTCAACACGGGTGTCCTTGTCCTGAGCAGCGTCGCGCTGCAATGGTCATATGTGGCTGCCCGCCGAGACGACGCTGACGGCGTCATGGTCGGCCTGCTCGCGGGGGGCGTAGCTGCCGTGATCTTCCTGGCCGGGCAACTGCTGGCCTGGCAGCAGCTCAGCGCGGCCGGATATTTCGTGGCGTCCAATCCGGCCAATTCCTTCTTCTACCTGTTGACCGCAGTGCATGGGCTGCATCTGACGGGCGGCCTGGTGGCCCTCGGGCGAACCTCAGCCAAGGTGTGGCGCGGCGCCGAGATCGCCGACATGCGCTTGAGCGTGGAACTATGCACCATCTACTGGCACTTCCTGCTGCTGGTCTGGCTTGTCCTGCTCGGTCTTCTCACGGGATGGACGGACGATCTCGTCGACATCTGCCGCCAATTGCTGAGCTAG
- a CDS encoding cbb3-type cytochrome c oxidase subunit I, translated as MVDIPYEGIAGVPPAEVPDVELYHPRSWWTRYVFSQDAKVIAIQYALTASAIGLVALVLSWLMRLQLGFPGTFSFIDANQYLQFITMHGMIMVIYLLTALFLGGFGNYLIPLMVGARDMVFPYVNMLSYWVYLLAVLVLASTFFVPGGPTGAGWTLYPPQAILSGTPGQDWGIILMMSSLILFIIGFTMGGLNYVVTVLQARTRGMTLMRLPLTVWGIFTATVMALLAFPALFVASVMLLLDRLLGTSFFMPSLVEMGTLSKYGGGSPLLFQHLFWFFGHPEVYIVALPAFGIVSDLISTHARKNIFGYRMMVWAIVGIGALSFIVWAHHMYVSGMFPQFGYFFATTTLIIAVPTAIKVYNWVLTLWRGDIHLRVPMLFALGFIITFVNGGLTGLFLGNVVVDVPLSDTMFVVAHFHMVMGVAPIMVVLGAIYHWYPKVTGRMLNDLLGKFHFWVTFLGAYLIFFPMHYLGLLGVPRRYFELGDAAFIPPSAHSLNAFISVVALTVGFSQMVFLFNLAWSLFKGEASGGNPWRATTLEWQTPETPPGHGNWGKELPVVYRWAYDYSVPGAEEDFIPQNQPPRATHLVQGAAS; from the coding sequence ATGGTCGATATTCCATATGAAGGGATCGCAGGCGTCCCGCCTGCCGAAGTACCCGATGTCGAGCTCTATCATCCGAGGAGCTGGTGGACACGGTATGTCTTCTCGCAGGACGCCAAGGTGATCGCCATTCAGTACGCGCTGACAGCCTCCGCCATCGGGCTGGTGGCCCTGGTGCTGTCGTGGCTGATGCGATTGCAACTGGGATTCCCCGGCACCTTCTCTTTCATCGATGCCAACCAGTACCTCCAATTCATCACCATGCACGGCATGATCATGGTGATCTACCTGCTCACCGCATTGTTCCTGGGCGGCTTCGGCAACTACCTGATCCCGCTGATGGTCGGCGCCCGGGACATGGTCTTCCCGTATGTGAACATGCTGAGCTACTGGGTCTACCTGCTCGCAGTCCTGGTGCTGGCCTCGACATTCTTCGTGCCCGGCGGCCCCACCGGCGCCGGCTGGACGCTGTACCCGCCGCAAGCAATCCTCTCAGGAACGCCGGGGCAGGATTGGGGCATCATTCTCATGATGTCGTCCCTGATCCTGTTCATCATCGGCTTCACCATGGGCGGGCTGAACTATGTGGTCACGGTTCTCCAGGCGCGCACCCGCGGCATGACGTTGATGCGCCTGCCCCTGACGGTGTGGGGCATTTTCACCGCGACCGTCATGGCGCTGCTGGCATTCCCCGCACTCTTCGTTGCCTCGGTGATGCTGCTGCTCGACCGTCTGCTGGGAACCAGCTTCTTCATGCCCTCCCTCGTCGAGATGGGCACGCTTTCGAAATATGGTGGCGGTAGCCCGCTGCTCTTCCAGCACCTGTTCTGGTTCTTCGGCCACCCCGAGGTCTACATCGTCGCCCTGCCCGCCTTCGGCATCGTCTCCGATCTGATCAGCACGCATGCGCGCAAGAACATCTTCGGTTACCGCATGATGGTCTGGGCGATCGTGGGCATCGGCGCGCTCAGCTTCATCGTCTGGGCGCACCACATGTATGTGAGCGGCATGTTCCCGCAATTCGGGTACTTCTTCGCCACCACGACGCTCATCATCGCCGTCCCCACCGCGATCAAGGTCTACAACTGGGTGCTGACCCTGTGGCGCGGCGACATTCACCTCAGGGTGCCGATGCTGTTCGCCCTCGGCTTCATTATCACCTTCGTGAACGGCGGGCTCACCGGCCTCTTCCTCGGCAACGTCGTCGTCGACGTGCCCCTCTCGGATACCATGTTCGTGGTCGCGCATTTCCACATGGTGATGGGCGTGGCGCCGATCATGGTCGTGCTCGGAGCGATCTATCATTGGTACCCCAAGGTCACGGGGCGGATGCTCAACGACTTACTGGGCAAGTTTCATTTCTGGGTCACCTTCCTCGGCGCCTACCTGATCTTCTTCCCCATGCACTATCTCGGACTGCTCGGGGTTCCGCGCCGGTATTTCGAACTCGGCGACGCCGCGTTCATCCCGCCCTCAGCCCATTCACTGAACGCCTTCATCTCCGTGGTGGCCTTGACCGTCGGCTTCAGCCAAATGGTGTTCCTGTTCAATCTTGCCTGGAGCCTGTTCAAGGGTGAGGCCTCAGGCGGCAATCCGTGGCGGGCGACGACGCTGGAATGGCAGACGCCGGAGACGCCCCCCGGGCACGGCAACTGGGGCAAAGAGCTCCCGGTCGTCTACCGCTGGGCCTATGACTACAGCGTACCCGGCGCCGAGGAGGACTTCATTCCGCAGAACCAGCCGCCGCGCGCGACGCATCTCGTTCAGGGAGCTGCTTCGTGA